The nucleotide window AGCTGACATCCCTTCTTTTCATTTGGGAGGGATCAATGCTGATTAAGTGACAACCATTTGGTGATAAGAAGcgaggcaaaaaacaaacaaacaaacaaacaaacaaaacccagagctAATAAATCTGATATATCCGCAGCAAGAGTGCATACAAACCCTCCTCAAACCCAAAGTTATGATCAGGATCACCCTCCGGAGGCTTACAATGATGTGACACCAAACTCTAGGGCTGCCTGGAAGCCAGAGCCGGCCACCTTTCCCTACACACCTACATCCGGGCAAAGTGCCTTGGTGGAGGAGACTGGGGGCAGTCCGGGGACGTCAAGGGAAAAGATGCCAAGCGGAGAGTGGCCGGTACTGCACTGAGAAGCGGAACATCCCCGAAAGCGAACCTGAGCAGGGCCGCGCGCGGCCTTGCGCCCCGCGCTTACCTGCGAGTGCACGGCTTTGTGCTGCTCCAGGCTCACCGCGTGCCCGAAGGTCTTGCCGCACATCTCGCACGCAAAGGGTCTCGTGCCGCTGTGGGACCTGCGCACGTGCACCTCGAGCCCGTGCGGCGTGGAGAACACCTGAGGCGGGTGGGGCCGGGGAGAAGGCCGCTGAGAGGGGCCGAGGGGCGCGGGCCAGGGGCGGGGGCGTGGGGCCAACTAAGCCAAGCGCGCGGGAGCCTCACCTTGCTGCACTTGATGCACTTGTAGGAGTCGCCGCCCAGCAGCAAGCGGGTGCACAGCAGCTCCGACTCCACCTTGACGCCGGCGCCCTTGTCCGCGTGCAGCCCGTGGCCGCGCTCAGAGTACAGCCCGCCGGCCGCCGCCGTCGGCCGCTCGTACAGCCCTGCCGCCGGGGGCCCGAAGTCGCCGTAGAGCCCCAGGCCCGCGCCGCCGGCAGCGCCACCTCCTGCGCTGCCTCCCCCGGGCGCCCCGGCCCCTGCGCCGCCCGCAGCCCGCTCCGGGCCGTAGAGCGCCGCGGGGTGGCCTGGCTCCGGGGCGCGCTCGCAGAAGAGGCCCAGGCCCGCGCCGCGCTCCAGGGCCGCGCACGGCCGGTAACTGTGCACCAAGTGCCGCAGGTCAGAACCCGCTAGGCCGCTCCACGAGTATGGCTtgaagggcagggggaagggtTGGGCTTCGTCCAGCGACGGGCACACCGACTTCTCTGAGGCTGTGGAGGCACAAGGGGGCGTCCGGTCAGGCTTCAGACGGCGGGGCGGAGGCCGCCCAGCGGCATCTGCCAGCCGCCCAGCACTGGTGGAGTACTCCGTGCGCCAGGCGCCGCGGTAGGTGCCCTGACGCCCCCAGAGTAAAACGCGGACCGGGTCTCTGGGACCTCGAGGATCGCTGCAGGCGGCAGGGCAGCAAACGGATAATTAAAATGGCATCGGTCGAGGAGATGGGTAAATTTAGTGCCAGGGCAGCGGAAACGCACGACGTTAGGAGGGTCTTTTCTGGTGGGACCGGAGCAACTCGCGGTGCCACGAGAACAAGCGCGCCACGCCGTCTGCGCTGATAActgctctgagctgagctgagctgagctgagcagGAGAAGGCGGCCCCCCTTAGGGCCCGACAGCGCTCCTGCGCAGACTGCCCAGCGCCCAGCGCCAGCACTCTCCCGGCCCCTACAGATTCCCGCTCGTCTCTTTTCTTTCCGGGATCGataagaaaggagggagaggacaAACAAAATGCAGCCCGGCCTACCGAAGACATCTGTCTGGGAAAAAAAAACGGGGAAGTATTAACATTCCTAACAGTTCCTTCAATACCCAGTGCAAGTAGCAAAGGGACAGCGGGAGAAGGTTTGGAGCTTGAACTACCTGCCACATACTCCCCATTCTCATTCTTGTCATAGCTTGATGGTGAAAAAACCACCTTTCTCAGAGAAGAATTGACAAGGTTTAGCCACCATCTGCCAGTGCCATAGCTTTCCCACATTCGAGGCCTCTGTGCCGCTGCCCAACGTGAATTCTGCTACAACCAGACACCCAACGTATCCTTTCCCTATTTGCATACGGATTTACAAATCTGTTCCCACACTGCACACTCCAGGCTAGCCGCTTTAATGAGAGGATGCACCCCAAGATTCCCGCGGAGAGATTGCGGCGGCACCCCGTCTTGGAGGGCGGTGTCCTGCACAGCCATGAAGAATCAtcgggttccaggctcccagaCACATTCGCTGCAGCCATGGCTTTAGCCAGGTCAACGCACTGAGGGATGGGGTTGGGACTATCTTTTAAAACTAGTAAAGGCAATCTGGAAATAACAGGCACTTGGCAGAATGCAGCTAATGTGTGTTCTCCTTCCCCGATCAGAACCCACGACTCGCTCCCACCCAAAGTGCACAAAACTTTGCACAAAACTCCATTGCTGTCTGGAAATGTAGCCAACCGACTGGTCTCTAAGGCTGGGCCGGCCAACCCCGCCGAACGAAAAATCAAACAGGCCCCCAATCCGCGCCTGCAAAAACTCAGAGGAGGGCAGAGATTTTCCGCCCGACCCGTCCCTCCCGCTTAGCGCCCAGCTCTGCCAGGCCCGATGCTTGCGGGAGCCAGAGGAATTTTTAAAGACTGCCCAGGTTTCCGTTTGAGACTCCAGCGTCTGGATTTGGGGATCCTAGCTCTTTCTAAGCAGTCAACTGATCACAAAACGAAATGTCGAGGTTGCTGCCTGTCGAGACgactcatttattttctctcacccACCATCTCCGCCAAACGAACGTTAGAGATTAACAACCCGGGGCCCGCCGCCTCGGATCCAAGCAACAGACCCCGCAAACAGGCTGACGCAGTCCCAGAAAAGCCAGATGCCTCCCCTACGGGCTCCTTACCCCACGAACACGCGCTCTCCTGTCGGAAAGACCCTCCGCCATCCATTTAGCATCTCTGAACCCAAAGCTGAGTTAGTTTACTTTTCACCGTGGGAACCCTGCTGCCCCGGCCCCAGAGCTCCCAACTGGCTCCTACCTGGAGACACAGAGGGCGACGGAGGCCTCCAGAAATCCTCAAACTCTGAGCTCCGGTCGCAGACGCTGCCCTCACAGCTGCCCGGAGATGCGGAGGCTCTGTCAGGGGCCTCAGTCATCTGTGAGTCGGGGGACAAACGACCCCGGGGCTCTGTCTTCGCCCCTCCTGCGCTCGAGGTGCTGTCTGCGGAGAGGAGGCAGGATAGGAGCTCAGGCTGAGCCCTGAATGGGGCCAATGGTTCTGAAGTGGCGCCTCCCCAACCCGTGGCACCCGGGCGTCCTCTTTTTTTCCCAGACCTGGCCGGGAACCCTTCCGGATCCGAGGGCCGGAGCAAAGAGGCCGTGGCACCTAGGCGACGAGCCCGGAAGGGACCCGGACGGTTGGAAACAAAAAAGGCAGCAAAGGAGGCTTCAGGGTCGTCCTGCCCGGCTCCTTTGGGGATGGTGTGTCAGGGCGCACAATCTACGTCCCTGGGAGCAGCCCCTCCCGGTCCGCGCGCGCCCCGCACCTGCTCCGCCTGGCGCGAGTACATTCTCCAGGCGGAGGGAATAGTCGGGTCCCGGGGAGCGCGGCTGGTGGTAACTGTGAGCCTTCTTGCTCTTGACAAGGAACGAACGCGGCATGGTGGTCCGGCGCGCTCCCCACTCCGCTGCCTGGAGCCGCCGTCAGCCCACTGTCACTTCGAGTTCTTGCTCTGCCCCAGTCAGGCGGAGACCTGCCAAAAGAGAAGAACCCGGTGGAAACGCGGGTCCGCACGCTCCTGGGCCGGGGACTGGGGAGCCGGGTGGAAAGAGAGCTTCAGCCGGGGAGGAGCGAGGGAGGCCTGCGGGAGGAGGGGCTTGGCCCCGCTGCGCCGCGCTCACCAGGTGGCACTCGGACAGGTGGCGCgagcccgccgccgccgccacagcTCAGCGGTAAAACCCGTCCCGGGGCTGAGGCTCAGGCCTCTTCCTTCTGCTCGGCCCACACCCCTTGGCCCCTCCCCTTTCCTAGCAAAACTCGCTCCGTCAAACTCTCCGGAGAGCCGATGTCCCCAACTGGCCAGTTACCCCAACTCAACCACTCATTTGCCTGCCTGGCCTAGTTTTCGGGCTGGGGAGTAGAGCAGCGACGGGCTGATCACTCCAGGGCCGAGGGATCGGGGACCAGAAAGGGGCTACAAGCCAAGCACTCCAAGAGCCCGCTACAAACCGGAGGcgggtggtgggagaggaggggcgcACTAGGCTGGCTGAGCAGAGGTTgggagagagcagcagaggggctGAGAGCAGCAGAggctggagaaggaaggcagaagagaagagGAACAGGAAGGTGGCGGGAGGGGAGATGGCAGAGGACTGACCCCGGCCCCGGGTGGAACTCGCATACCCGTGATCTCCCTCGCTCCTCACTCGTGCCTCAAGCGAGGAAAAGGTTGGCCTGGAGACGCGAGTGCGGCGGGGGCAAGCAGAGTCTGGGGCGAGACCTAACCTCGGAAACCAAGTCCTAGGAAAAAGCATTTTTTCGTTCTGCTCACCGAAAACCTTGTCTAGGGGAAGTCGAGCCCGACTTGTGCGCGATGGCTGTGAACTGCCGGGCGTCTGTAGTCCGCGGAGAAACAACAGATTATCCAACGCGGAGAGCGCAGGGTGCGCTGCCACGGCCAGTGCGCCGGGGTCCAGGAGCCGGCCTGGGAGGGAGCTAGCTGCCCGCCGCGCCGCTCTCATTAACCCCCAATCAGTTCACCTAATCCCGGGGTCGAAACCTGAGCCCGGCGGTGAGGCGGGGCAGAGCCTCCAGCTCCGCTTGGGGCTGCTCGGGGGCGGAACCAGGCAGGCAAGGAGGTCTAGGGAACTCGAAATTTGCCTTCCTCTCGGAGTGAAGGCGATGGGCGCCGCGTTCACCTGGGAGCTGCAGGCTCTTGGGGGTACAGCAGCTCTCCATGGTCTAGGCTAGTTCAGTAACAAGGGTGCTGGGGGACCACAGGCGGGGACAAGGATCTCGTCCTTAGCCTTCGCGCGTCTTAGGCTGCCAGACTAGGAGCTACGCGGCTCTCAGAGCAGGATGCAGGACACTAAGACTACCTGTTGGCGCTCCGAGCTGAAAACGAGTTCTCAGGGACTCGTTCCCTAGAGGGCATCCCACGTCCCACTGTGGAGTGGGGACAGGCTTGGGAGAAGAGTCGTCTGGGACGTCTATCGGAATCCCAAGGGACCTTTCCGGAGTCCTAAGAGCCAGAAGGCCCCTGGGAGTGAGGGTGCCACCCGCCACGGTCTGAGTCCGCCCCTAGGATCGGGACTTCAGGAGGCTTGGGGGTGCTGGGGCTGCCCTAGGGCGCAGTCCTGCCACCACAGTTTTCCCTGGGCCTCTGCGTGAGCCGCCACTTCGGCCTTATAGACACCACAAACGCAAAAACGAATTCCCTAGGCAGCCATGAAACTCAGAGGTAAAGGAAAATGGGGCGAAACGGTCTTGAGGGCCCTGCTGAGGCTTGGGTCTGCGTCGGCGCGAGGTGGGTcggaggaggtggggaggcagggggaatTGTCAGCGCGGGCGCAGAGCCTGCGCCGGCTGGGACCGCGCGGGATGAGGCGAGCACAGAGGCGGCCTCTCTACCCAGGCGGAGCCCCGCTCCTCTCTCGCATGCCGGGTTGGCCCTACCCGACCCTGGGAGAGTGGAGTGGGTTGGGTAGTAGGGACGAGGGCTGAGCGCGTGGGAAGGCGACCTCGCGCAGCAGCTGGCGGCGGGAGGGCGGGGCGGCCCCCTGAGCGCACGCGGGCCAGGGCCTCTCTTCACCGTCTGGGCCTGGGAAGGCGGGAGTGGAGGCACGGAGGGGCAGCCTCCTGATCGCAGTTGCCACCGCCTCCCCACCAGATGTTTCCTTCCCGGATGAATCCTGCTCCCCTGCGCCAAATCCCCTGCGGATAGGGTTCTCCGGGCTCCCGCACAGTGGCCAGCTGCAGGCGGGAACCTGGCAGTGCCCTCTGGTCGCCCCCGCAGTGGCGGTGCCCCGTTAGTCCCCGCGGCCGCCCCCACCAGGGGGGCAGGCGCAGAACGGGCGCAGCGGACCTACCTGCGGGGTCAGGGCACCGGCACTACGCTCCGAGTTTTCAAACTGAGTTGCTTTCGGGAGAGACtgcgttgtctctctctctctctctttttttaatctccttccGAGCTCAGCCCCCAAAACCACAAGCTTCACTTCCTGAGCGTTAAGGAGTAGCTCTCTTAGTCCTCTCAgacctgccccccaacccccagtctGGGCGCGCTCCTTTGCGCAAGGGGCTAGGAGGCGGACCCGGGGCCTGGCCTTTCCAGCCGCCCTCCCAGGAGGTCCTCCGCGTTTTTGCTCTGTGGGGCTGCGGAGGATGGGGAGGCCCGGAGAGCCCAACACCCAGGCACTAGAAAtgattcaaaagaaaatgaaccatTATTGGCTCTCGGGAGACTTCCGCAGCGAGAAGAAGTCACAGATTCAGGACACAGATTGAGTGGAGCGCCGGGGAGTGGGAGCGCCTAGCTCCAACGAGGCCtccccgcccctctgccccgggacacctccacccccaccccgccgcctaTTTGGGCTGGCCACCCCCGGGTTGAGGCCGTGAATCACCGGCCGACGCTGCCGCCGGCCTGGAGCCCGGCGAGTGGCCGCGGCGTCCGCAGAGCGAaacctgcccctctgccccgaaATAGCTTGTTGTGGAAACACTTCGGGATAAATACGCCCAACGAAGCTGAAAATACCTTGACACCCAATCCGAGAGGTTTGCTCATTTCCCTTCGGATTTAGGTAATGGTTAAATTTGGAAAAGGTGGGCGAGCGTCGAGCCCCCGGCGGAGAGGGCGCTGGCGGCGCGTCCCGCGGGCGCCCGGCTAGGCTGGCGGGCGCGCCCTCCCCACGCATGCTCCCCCACGCTCTGCCCCGTACCCTCCGCCCGCGGCTAATTTCCGGTGGTCGGAGCTGCGAAATTAAAGACTGCGAGGGAGGGAGCGCGCGGGGGCAGCGGCGGAGGAGGCGACGGCGGCGGCTCGGCtgaccccgccccgccccggcccgccaGGGAGAGCCGCACGTCGGGCACCTGGTCCCGAGAAGAGCAATACAGCGCCATAAAAGCGCCACCCCGATGAGTATGGAAAAAGTAAATCTTCACTCGGATTGTGTTTTCCTTGAGGATAGGCACTGGATCTTCACTCTTAGGTCCCTGATAGGCTCTTAAGAGACGTCTGTGGACTGAGTAAATGATGAAAGGAGTTAAGAATTCTATTAATAGAACAGGGGAAAATGTAAACTTCACCCATAAATAAATGCAGCAACTTCCAACGCTAGATGTCTGCCATGATCCATAGAGTGTGGCCTGTTGTGTATGCTTAAACCTAAACCCTTTCCTGACGGGGGTGGATGTCGTAATTACGTTACTTTCCTAAGTGAATTGAGCTAGATTTTGGTCACAACTTCCTGCGCAGTACGTCTCCAGTGTCAGATACCGGGAGAAGGGAGTGTTGCTCCTCAGTTCTTGCAAAATAATGTACCATATTTTAGATCAAGCCAAAATTGTCATGGAAAAGTAAGGTCCTTATAGCCCTTTGCGTAGAGAGAGATGgttgtgtgtgtgggtttttttttttttttatgatttttaatttgctttgtaAACCCAAAGACGTGCAGAAAATATTTGGTTACCATGGCAGTAGTTCAAGCATGCTTTAATAGATCAGACATTTTATATAGCAGTGGTCCtacatctactgtgtgccaggtgctggacTAGATACACCTTTTAATAGCCTGCCTAGCTATTCTCCTTACACTACTGTTCATTTGTTCAACACGCCTTTCCTTATAATTGGTTAGCACCCAGAGGTAAGCAATCTTAATCAGAAGGATTACAAATATTGAATAAACTGAAGAGAAAGTAAGTAATTTTGTATGTATGCTTTTAATTCTTGTATTCTTTGTCCTGGCCTAATGTATAAACATCTAAAAGTGGGCCACAATAAATCTTTCCATTATTCCTTCCACCCTATGCAACAGTagaaaaaggcaaatttttaaaagaaaattataagtggaacaaaaggaaatttattatCAACCAAGTTCTAGAGAAACGGCTGAACCATTTCCTTTGCACATAAGCAAGTTCAAAGTCAAAATTTCTTGAAAAGGCACTGTGACTGTTTAGTACTTTAGTTGAATGCTGCTCAGAAAACATAGGGGAGGCTATGAAGGGGACAAATAATCACCTTGTACAGTATCACTTGAGAATAAATCCCTTCCATTCAGATTAAATCTAGTCATCTTGCTTAGCTTGCCAT belongs to Felis catus isolate Fca126 chromosome C1, F.catus_Fca126_mat1.0, whole genome shotgun sequence and includes:
- the GFI1 gene encoding zinc finger protein Gfi-1, whose amino-acid sequence is MPRSFLVKSKKAHSYHQPRSPGPDYSLRLENVLAPGGADSTSSAGGAKTEPRGRLSPDSQMTEAPDRASASPGSCEGSVCDRSSEFEDFWRPPSPSVSPASEKSVCPSLDEAQPFPLPFKPYSWSGLAGSDLRHLVHSYRPCAALERGAGLGLFCERAPEPGHPAALYGPERAAGGAGAGAPGGGSAGGGAAGGAGLGLYGDFGPPAAGLYERPTAAAGGLYSERGHGLHADKGAGVKVESELLCTRLLLGGDSYKCIKCSKVFSTPHGLEVHVRRSHSGTRPFACEMCGKTFGHAVSLEQHKAVHSQERSFDCKICGKSFKRSSTLSTHLLIHSDTRPYPCQYCGKRFHQKSDMKKHTFIHTGEKPHKCQVCGKAFSQSSNLITHSRKHTGFKPFGCDLCGKGFQRKVDLRRHRETQHGLK